A single genomic interval of Pyrus communis chromosome 5, drPyrComm1.1, whole genome shotgun sequence harbors:
- the LOC137734917 gene encoding nuclear transcription factor Y subunit B-1-like: protein MAEAPTSPAGGSHESGGEQSPQRGGGGGGGGSSVREQDRYLPIANISRIMKKALPTNGKIAKDAKDTVQECVSEFISFVTSEASDKCQKEKRKTINGDDLLWAMATLGFEDYIEPLRIYLSRYRETEGDAKGSARGGDGSFKGNAVPAMPGPSSQFVHQGALNYGNPQEDYYVPLNNMGNGN from the exons ATGGCTGAGGCACCGACGAGTCCGGCTGGCGGGAGCCACGAGAGCGGCGGGGAGCAGAGCCCtcagagaggaggaggaggaggaggaggcggcAGCAGCGTCCGGGAGCAGGATAGGTATCTGCCAATCGCTAACATCAGTCGCATCATGAAGAAGGCTCTGCCGACCAACGGCAAGATCGCCAAGGACGCCAAGGACACCGTCCAGGAATGCGTCTCCGAATTCATCAGCTTCGTCACCAGCGA GGCAAGCGATAAGTGCCAGAAGGAGAAGCGGAAGACCATCAATGGCGACGATTTGTTGTGGGCGATGGCCACGTTAGGGTTTGAGGACTATATCGAGCCCCTCAGGATTTACTTGAGTAGGTACAGGGAG ACTGAG GGTGATGCAAAGGGCTCAGCTAGGGGTGGAGATGGTTCTTTTAAAGGGAATGCTGTTCCAGCAATGCCTGGCCCAAGTTCACAG TTTGTCCATCAGGGAGCATTGAACTATGGCAACCCTCAA GAGGATTATTATGTGCCTTTGAATAATATGGGAAATGGAAATTGA
- the LOC137733380 gene encoding probable RNA-binding protein ARP1, with protein sequence MTSSNNVTHGQFGDTTLTKVFVGGLAWETPKEALREHFDKYGEILEAVIISDKLTGRSKGYGFVTFKEPEEAKKACEDATPVINGRRANCNLASLGARRPRSASNTTPPPQRGSNGGGARSMSPAPAPAPANHVQWYYPAPTGTPASPFHHHHHQAVPFYGYSPTYIAADMSYNHKVGYTGGAYMNGHYSAPQVYPAQPVVGHNTLMPMYPLYYHHHHQSHTMGLPAHIYSPTMAGHVATVPTIMSKPASIAPNTVCLAVE encoded by the exons ATGACAAGCAGCAACAACGTTACTCATGGGCAGTTTGGTGATACCACACTGACCAAAGTCTTCGTCGGAGGGCTGGCGTGGGAGACTCCCAAAGAGGCCTTGAGAGAGCACTTCGACAAGTACGGCGAGATCTTGGAGGCCGTCATCATCTCCGACAAACTCACCGGCCGATCCAAGGGTTACGGTTTC GTCACCTTCAAGGAGCCGGAGGAGGCTAAGAAGGCTTGTGAGGACGCCACGCCGGTCATCAACGGCCGCCGTGCCAACTGCAACCTCGCTTCCCTCGGGGCTCGCCGCCCTAGGTCCGCTTCAAACACCACCCCTCCTCCGCAACGAG GATCGAACGGTGGCGGAGCGAGGTCCATGTCACCTGCTCCCGCACCTGCACCTGCAAATCACGTGCAGTGGTACTACCCAGCACCAACAGGGACTCCAGCTAGCCCAttccaccaccatcatcaccagGCCGTTCCATTTTATgg CTACTCCCCCACATACATTGCCGCTGATATGAGTTACAATCAT AAGGTGGGCTACACAGGTGGAGCTTACATGAACGGGCATTACTCTGCTCCTCAAGTTTACCCAGCACAGCCAGTGGTGGGACACAACACTTTGATGCCAATGTATCCTCTCTActaccaccatcaccatcaatcACATACAATGGGCTTACCTGCTCACATCTACTCGCCGACCATGGCCGGACACGTGGCCACAGTCCCGACCATTATGTCCAAACCAGCATCGATTGCTCCTAACACAG TGTGCTTGGCTGTGGAATAG